The Sphingomonas sp. So64.6b genome includes a region encoding these proteins:
- a CDS encoding glycoside hydrolase family 3 protein, with product MIPVIYGLSGLSITADERAFFSASNPAGYILFKRNIENRAQVRALTDDLRAMTGRDDLPILIDQEGGRVARMQPPEWPAFPAGPVFDALYETAPISGIEAARANAEAIALTLAEVGITVDCMPLLDVSQPDTTEAVSTRALGSEPMRVAAMGRAIIDGLRRGGVVGVVKHMPGHGRAIVDTHYHLPTVTASDAELEIDLAPFKALAGAPMGMTSHIVFEAWDPERPATLSPIVIEEIIRQRIGFDGLLMTDDIDMKALSGSAGDKAAGAIAAGCDLVLDCWGRMDEMEDIAARLSEISDLSRARLDRAMGTIAGLRVEGDLAALIAKRDALLAVA from the coding sequence ATGATTCCCGTTATCTACGGCCTGTCCGGTCTGAGCATCACCGCCGACGAGCGCGCTTTTTTCAGCGCGTCGAACCCCGCCGGCTACATCCTTTTCAAACGCAACATCGAGAATCGCGCGCAGGTTCGGGCGCTGACCGATGATCTGCGTGCGATGACCGGGCGCGACGATCTGCCGATCCTGATCGATCAGGAGGGGGGGCGCGTCGCGCGGATGCAACCACCCGAATGGCCGGCCTTTCCAGCCGGTCCTGTTTTCGACGCACTTTACGAAACCGCGCCGATTTCCGGCATCGAGGCGGCGCGCGCCAATGCCGAAGCGATTGCGCTGACATTGGCCGAGGTCGGCATCACGGTAGACTGCATGCCACTGCTCGATGTTTCACAACCCGACACGACCGAAGCGGTTTCCACTCGTGCGCTGGGCAGCGAGCCGATGCGTGTCGCGGCAATGGGGCGGGCGATTATCGATGGTTTGCGACGCGGTGGCGTGGTCGGTGTGGTCAAGCACATGCCCGGGCATGGTCGCGCGATCGTCGATACGCATTACCATCTGCCCACCGTCACCGCATCGGACGCGGAACTCGAGATCGACCTCGCGCCATTTAAGGCGTTGGCCGGCGCACCGATGGGCATGACGTCGCACATCGTGTTCGAGGCATGGGATCCGGAACGGCCGGCCACGCTATCGCCGATCGTGATCGAGGAGATCATCCGCCAGCGGATCGGCTTCGACGGACTGTTGATGACCGATGATATCGACATGAAGGCGCTGAGCGGCAGCGCGGGCGACAAAGCCGCTGGTGCGATCGCCGCAGGGTGCGACCTGGTGCTCGATTGTTGGGGGCGGATGGACGAGATGGAGGACATCGCTGCGCGGCTCAGCGAGATTTCGGATTTGTCGCGCGCCCGGCTTGATCGAGCGATGGGAACGATCGCGGGCCTGCGGGTCGAGGGCGATCTGGCCGCGCTGATTGCCAAGCGGGATGCGTTGTTGGCGGTGGCGTAG
- the argS gene encoding arginine--tRNA ligase, whose amino-acid sequence MTLYTRFAAHLDAALDALVASGDLPAGLGRAAVTVEPPRDVTHGDLATNAAMVLAKPAATNPRALAEKIAAELGKLEEVESVSVAGPGFINLALTEDTWRAELSAIRDEGDDYGRSTRGKGVTVNVEYVSANPTGPMHMGHCRGAVVGDALANLLQFAGHKVIREYYVNDAGGQVDVLARSAHLRYREALGADIGAIPEGLYPGDYLIPVGQALAQEFGDKYVDARESDWLALFRKTAVASMLVLIKADLALLGIHHDLFSSEAELQAAGKPEAAEAALRARDLIYDGVLEAPKGETPEDWEPVVLPLFRSTQFGDDQDRPIRKSSGEWTYFGADLAYHYQKAQNADALIDIWGADHAGTVKRIVAAVQALTGGKTRFDVKLVQMVRLLRAGEPVKMSKRSGNFVTLADVVNEVGKDVVRFTMLTRKSDAQMDFDFAKVVEASKDNPVFYVQYAHARIASLGRKVAEAGILCGSVDLSQLDTQELALVKLAAQFPRIVDTAAAAREPHRIAFYLYDLAGSLHSLWNLGKDDPARRFLIADNADQTCARLFLAEAIGQVIRNGLGIMGVQAVQEM is encoded by the coding sequence ATGACCCTGTATACCCGTTTCGCCGCGCATCTCGATGCGGCGCTCGATGCGCTTGTCGCCTCGGGCGATCTGCCCGCCGGGCTCGGCCGCGCCGCAGTGACGGTCGAACCGCCGCGCGATGTGACGCATGGCGACCTCGCCACCAACGCAGCGATGGTGTTGGCCAAGCCTGCCGCGACCAACCCCCGTGCGCTGGCCGAGAAGATCGCCGCCGAACTGGGCAAACTCGAAGAGGTCGAGAGCGTTTCGGTCGCCGGGCCCGGGTTCATCAACCTTGCGCTGACCGAGGATACGTGGCGCGCCGAGCTGTCGGCGATTCGCGACGAGGGCGATGATTATGGCCGCTCGACGCGCGGCAAGGGCGTCACCGTCAACGTCGAATATGTTTCCGCCAACCCCACCGGCCCGATGCATATGGGGCATTGCCGGGGCGCGGTGGTCGGCGATGCGCTGGCTAACTTGCTGCAGTTCGCCGGGCACAAGGTGATCCGCGAATATTATGTCAACGACGCGGGCGGGCAAGTCGATGTGCTCGCGCGCTCGGCGCATCTGCGCTACCGCGAGGCGCTTGGCGCCGACATCGGCGCGATTCCGGAGGGGCTTTACCCTGGCGACTATCTGATTCCGGTGGGTCAGGCGCTGGCCCAAGAATTCGGCGACAAATATGTCGACGCACGCGAAAGCGATTGGCTTGCGCTGTTCCGCAAGACCGCGGTCGCGTCGATGCTGGTGCTGATCAAGGCCGATCTGGCGCTGCTCGGCATCCATCACGACCTTTTTTCATCCGAAGCAGAATTGCAGGCTGCGGGTAAGCCCGAGGCGGCCGAAGCGGCTTTGCGCGCGCGCGACCTGATCTATGATGGCGTACTCGAAGCACCCAAGGGCGAGACGCCCGAGGATTGGGAGCCGGTCGTGCTGCCGCTGTTCCGCTCGACCCAGTTCGGCGACGATCAGGATCGGCCGATTCGCAAATCGTCTGGCGAATGGACCTATTTCGGCGCCGATCTCGCTTATCATTACCAGAAGGCGCAGAATGCCGATGCGCTGATCGATATCTGGGGCGCCGACCATGCCGGCACGGTCAAGCGCATTGTCGCGGCAGTGCAGGCGCTGACCGGCGGCAAGACGCGCTTCGACGTCAAGCTGGTGCAGATGGTGCGGCTGTTGCGCGCCGGTGAACCGGTCAAGATGTCCAAACGCTCGGGCAATTTCGTCACGCTGGCCGATGTAGTGAACGAGGTCGGCAAGGATGTCGTCCGCTTCACCATGCTCACACGCAAGTCGGATGCCCAGATGGACTTCGATTTCGCCAAGGTGGTCGAGGCGTCGAAGGACAATCCGGTGTTCTACGTCCAGTATGCACATGCGCGGATCGCGTCGCTCGGTCGCAAGGTGGCGGAGGCGGGGATCCTGTGCGGTTCAGTGGACCTGTCCCAACTTGACACGCAGGAGCTCGCGCTGGTCAAGCTCGCTGCACAGTTTCCGCGGATCGTCGATACCGCTGCGGCGGCGCGCGAACCGCATCGTATTGCTTTCTATCTCTATGACTTGGCGGGATCTCTTCATTCCTTGTGGAATCTCGGCAAGGACGATCCGGCGCGACGGTTCCTGATCGCCGACAATGCCGACCAGACTTGCGCGCGGCTTTTCTTGGCCGAAGCAATAGGGCAGGTTATCCGCAACGGACTTGGCATCATGGGGGTGCAGGCGGTCCAGGAGATGTGA
- a CDS encoding DUF1501 domain-containing protein produces MIDRRSLIGTGAMSALALLAPRMAWAKAETDKRFVFIIQRGAADGLGTVAPVADPAFAGARGVLAADFDGAVRLDAMFALHPSLATIGGFYARDQALFAHAIASPYRDRSHFDGQNVLETGGAGAYRVKDGWMNRMLGVIPSGEAKAIAVAATVPMALRGSREVASYAPSALPDASDDLLQRVTMLYEGDSQLHSLWSEAMSTRKLTSDLAGDNGRNAAATGTLAAKLLAAPDGARIAMIETGGWDTHAQQRGRLGAQLKGLDAMIGALQAGLGPLWADTMVLVATEFGRTVAINGTGGTDHGTASSAMLMGGGVKGGRVIADWPGLEASALYEGRDLKPTMQLDAFIGGAVASHFGVDPKRTMMTLFPNTPDTPVVQGLLRA; encoded by the coding sequence ATGATAGACCGTCGTTCCCTGATCGGTACTGGCGCAATGAGCGCGCTCGCATTGCTTGCGCCGCGTATGGCCTGGGCCAAGGCCGAGACCGACAAGCGTTTCGTGTTCATCATCCAGCGCGGCGCGGCGGACGGGCTCGGCACAGTCGCGCCGGTCGCTGATCCGGCATTTGCCGGCGCGCGTGGTGTGCTCGCTGCGGATTTCGATGGCGCGGTGAGGCTCGATGCGATGTTCGCACTGCATCCGTCGCTGGCTACCATCGGCGGGTTCTACGCGCGGGATCAGGCATTGTTCGCCCATGCCATCGCCTCGCCCTATCGCGACCGGTCGCACTTCGATGGGCAGAACGTGCTCGAGACGGGCGGGGCAGGGGCGTATCGGGTCAAGGATGGCTGGATGAACCGGATGCTCGGCGTGATCCCTTCGGGCGAGGCGAAGGCGATCGCGGTTGCAGCGACGGTGCCGATGGCGCTGCGCGGATCGCGCGAGGTCGCGTCCTACGCGCCTTCCGCATTGCCCGATGCATCGGACGATCTGCTGCAACGCGTGACGATGCTGTACGAGGGCGACAGCCAGCTTCATTCGCTGTGGAGCGAAGCGATGAGCACACGCAAGCTGACCAGCGATCTTGCCGGCGACAATGGCCGCAACGCCGCGGCGACGGGCACGCTGGCCGCGAAGCTGCTTGCTGCGCCCGATGGCGCGCGGATCGCGATGATCGAAACCGGCGGCTGGGACACGCACGCGCAGCAGCGTGGGCGGCTCGGTGCTCAGCTCAAAGGCCTGGATGCGATGATCGGCGCGCTGCAGGCTGGGCTCGGACCACTCTGGGCCGACACCATGGTGCTTGTCGCGACCGAATTCGGGCGAACCGTGGCGATTAACGGAACCGGTGGAACCGATCACGGCACTGCGAGTTCAGCGATGCTGATGGGCGGTGGCGTAAAGGGGGGACGAGTGATCGCAGACTGGCCGGGACTTGAGGCAAGCGCACTTTATGAAGGTCGCGACTTGAAACCCACGATGCAGCTCGACGCATTTATCGGCGGGGCGGTCGCAAGTCATTTCGGGGTCGATCCCAAACGCACGATGATGACGCTTTTCCCCAATACACCGGACACGCCGGTGGTGCAGGGTTTACTGCGCGCCTGA
- a CDS encoding SPOR domain-containing protein, whose protein sequence is MATSDDFDMRDEDRLPWLETVDEDYEAGPSPLRIIALIALALVVIAAALFGYQYYQKSRGEAGNGALISAQEGDYKVKPDDPGGLKVEGEGASAIATSDGAASGDAKINVEAVPEAPVAGTKAKAGAATAGAAKAVTAIPASGGALKAAPTGPARSASSGASGGALVQLGSFPDEASANAAWTKTSKRFTYLAPLGKSVQKADVNGRTMYRLRVNAGSAGQASSLCGKLKVAGEACFIPND, encoded by the coding sequence ATGGCGACGTCGGACGATTTCGACATGCGCGATGAGGACCGGCTGCCCTGGCTGGAAACCGTCGACGAGGATTATGAGGCAGGACCCAGCCCGCTTCGTATCATCGCGCTGATCGCGCTTGCTCTCGTGGTCATCGCCGCGGCGCTGTTCGGTTACCAATATTATCAGAAGTCGCGCGGCGAAGCCGGCAACGGCGCGCTGATCAGCGCCCAGGAGGGCGATTACAAGGTCAAACCCGACGATCCTGGTGGCCTGAAGGTCGAGGGGGAAGGCGCTAGCGCAATCGCGACAAGCGACGGCGCCGCATCGGGTGACGCCAAGATCAATGTGGAGGCGGTGCCCGAGGCGCCGGTCGCCGGCACCAAGGCGAAGGCTGGTGCCGCCACGGCGGGCGCGGCCAAGGCCGTTACGGCGATTCCGGCATCCGGCGGGGCGCTCAAGGCTGCACCGACCGGTCCGGCCCGCTCCGCATCGTCAGGCGCTTCGGGTGGCGCACTGGTGCAACTCGGTTCCTTCCCCGACGAGGCGTCGGCCAACGCCGCCTGGACCAAGACATCAAAGCGCTTCACCTATCTCGCGCCGCTCGGCAAGTCGGTGCAGAAGGCCGATGTGAACGGCCGGACCATGTACCGCCTGCGCGTCAATGCGGGCAGCGCGGGGCAGGCGTCGAGCCTGTGCGGCAAGCTCAAGGTAGCGGGCGAGGCCTGCTTCATACCGAACGACTGA